A genomic segment from Tachysurus fulvidraco isolate hzauxx_2018 chromosome 21, HZAU_PFXX_2.0, whole genome shotgun sequence encodes:
- the si:ch211-241b2.5 gene encoding programmed cell death 1 ligand 1 isoform X2, translating to MRGEVFMLLLATWPCLQALFVVESEEKSYDGEVHDKVRMGCRFSHIPSVSHVSVIWKRINPLPTLEVYQLDRGHEKSNFTNQHFRSRVRLLTEELKNFRAVIEISQLRPNDSGTYQCIVIQGEGDYKQTQLNVRAPYTPIKKTFRRISKTEVELSCESQGFPLAHVTWSNSKFNVPNLTNRSENSQVQTRDGFFVVTSRLAVPYDTDNYTCSYVTGDGKTSQTATFIIPDEISETSKWTAGYAAISVIVLMCMGLAFALLFLRRRKKEHTRLGTSSVICESPGQSGRVTSADKKSGTSQT from the exons ATGAGGGGTGAAGTATTTATGCTGCTCCTGGCCACATGGCCATGTCTCCAGG CTCTCTTTGTCGTGGAGTCAGAGGAAAAGTCCTACGATGGAGAAGTCCACGATAAGGTCAGGATGGGATGCCGGTTTTCACACATCCCCAGTGTTTCACATGTATCTGTCATTTGGAAGCGCATCAACCCACTACCGACTCTGGAAGTCTATCAGCTGGATAGGGGCCATGAGAAATCCAACTTCACCAACCAGCACTTTCGGTCACGAGTACGGCTCCTGACGGAGGAACTGAAGAACTTTCGGGCCGTAATCGAGATCTCCCAGCTTCGTCCGAACGACTCGGGAACCTATCAGTGCATCGTGATCCAGGGCGAGGGTGATTACAAGCAGACGCAGCTCAACGTCCGAG CACCATATACGCCGATTAAGAAGACCTTCAGGAGAATAAGCAAAACGGAGGTGGAGCTTTCCTGCGAGTCACAAGGCTTCCCGTTGGCCCATGTCACTTGGAGCAACAGCAAGTTTAATGTGCCAAATCTGACAAACCGCTCAGAAAACAGCCAGGTCCAAACCAGGGACGGCTTCTTTGTCGTCACCAGCAGATTAGCCGTGCCTTACGACACGGACAATTACACGTGTTCCTACGTGACCGGCGATGGCAAAACGAGCCAGACAGCTACGTTCATTATCCCAG acgAAATTAGTGAGACGAGTAAATGGACCGCAGGATACGCAGCCATTTCCGTGATAGTCTTGATGTGCATGGGTTTAGCCTTTGCCCTGCTTTTTCTGCGGAGGAGAAAGAAAG AGCATACACGTCTGGGTACGTCCTCGGTCATATGTGAATCTCCTGGACAAAGCGGGAGAGTGACGTCAGCTGACA AGAAAAGCGGCACCTCCCAGACCTGA
- the si:ch211-241b2.5 gene encoding programmed cell death 1 ligand 1 isoform X1, translated as MRGEVFMLLLATWPCLQALFVVESEEKSYDGEVHDKVRMGCRFSHIPSVSHVSVIWKRINPLPTLEVYQLDRGHEKSNFTNQHFRSRVRLLTEELKNFRAVIEISQLRPNDSGTYQCIVIQGEGDYKQTQLNVRAPYTPIKKTFRRISKTEVELSCESQGFPLAHVTWSNSKFNVPNLTNRSENSQVQTRDGFFVVTSRLAVPYDTDNYTCSYVTGDGKTSQTATFIIPDEISETSKWTAGYAAISVIVLMCMGLAFALLFLRRRKKEHTRLGTSSVICESPGQSGRVTSADNLLPNSDSRVDSLTFTSE; from the exons ATGAGGGGTGAAGTATTTATGCTGCTCCTGGCCACATGGCCATGTCTCCAGG CTCTCTTTGTCGTGGAGTCAGAGGAAAAGTCCTACGATGGAGAAGTCCACGATAAGGTCAGGATGGGATGCCGGTTTTCACACATCCCCAGTGTTTCACATGTATCTGTCATTTGGAAGCGCATCAACCCACTACCGACTCTGGAAGTCTATCAGCTGGATAGGGGCCATGAGAAATCCAACTTCACCAACCAGCACTTTCGGTCACGAGTACGGCTCCTGACGGAGGAACTGAAGAACTTTCGGGCCGTAATCGAGATCTCCCAGCTTCGTCCGAACGACTCGGGAACCTATCAGTGCATCGTGATCCAGGGCGAGGGTGATTACAAGCAGACGCAGCTCAACGTCCGAG CACCATATACGCCGATTAAGAAGACCTTCAGGAGAATAAGCAAAACGGAGGTGGAGCTTTCCTGCGAGTCACAAGGCTTCCCGTTGGCCCATGTCACTTGGAGCAACAGCAAGTTTAATGTGCCAAATCTGACAAACCGCTCAGAAAACAGCCAGGTCCAAACCAGGGACGGCTTCTTTGTCGTCACCAGCAGATTAGCCGTGCCTTACGACACGGACAATTACACGTGTTCCTACGTGACCGGCGATGGCAAAACGAGCCAGACAGCTACGTTCATTATCCCAG acgAAATTAGTGAGACGAGTAAATGGACCGCAGGATACGCAGCCATTTCCGTGATAGTCTTGATGTGCATGGGTTTAGCCTTTGCCCTGCTTTTTCTGCGGAGGAGAAAGAAAG AGCATACACGTCTGGGTACGTCCTCGGTCATATGTGAATCTCCTGGACAAAGCGGGAGAGTGACGTCAGCTGACA ATTTACTTCCAAACTCAGATTCCAGAGTCGATTCCCTTACTTTTACGTCAGAGT AG